A window from Macaca fascicularis isolate 582-1 chromosome 20, T2T-MFA8v1.1 encodes these proteins:
- the PAGR1 gene encoding PAXIP1-associated glutamate-rich protein 1 encodes MSLARGHGDTAATTAAPLSEEGEVTSGLQALAVEDTGGPSASAGKAEDEEEGGREETEREGSGEEEAQGEVPSACREEPAEEDSDDWCVPCSDEEVELPADGQPWMPPPSEIQRLYELLAAHGTLELQAEILPRRPPTPEAQSEEERSDEEPEAKEEEEEKPHMPTEFDFDDEPVTPKDSLIDRRRTPGSSARSQKREARLDKVLSDMKRHKKLEEQILRTGRDLFSLDSEDPSPASPPLRSSGSSLFPRQRKY; translated from the exons ATGTCCCTTGCTCGGGGCCATGGAGACACTGCGGCCACCACGGCGGCGCCTCTGTCTGAAGAAGGGGAAGTGACCTCCGGCCTCCAGGCTCTGGCCGTGGAGGATACCGGAGGCCCCTCTGCCTCGGCCGGTAAGGCCGAGGACGAGGAGGAAGGAGGCCGAGAGGAGACTGAGCGTGAGGGGTCCGGGGAAGAGGAGGCGCAGGGAGAAGTCCCCAGCGCCTGTAGGGAAGAGCCTGCGGAGGAGGACTCCGATGACTGGTGCGTGCCCTGCAGCGACGAGGAGGTGGAGCTGCCCGCAGATGGGCAGCCCTGGATGCCCCCGCCCTCCGAAATCCAGCGGCTCTATGAACTGCTGGCTGCCCACGGTACCCTGGAGCTGCAGGCCGAGATCCTGCCCCGCCGGCCTCCCACGCCGGAGGCCCAGAGCGAAGAGGAGAGATCCGATGAGGAGCCGGAGgccaaagaagaggaagaggaaaa ACCACACATGCCCACGGAATTTGATTTTGATGATGAACCAGTGACACCAAAGGACTCCCTGATTGACCGGAGACGCACCCCAG GAAGCTCAGCCCGGAGCCAGAAACGGGAGGCCCGCCTGGACAAAGTGCTGTCGGACATGAAGAGACACAAGAAGCTGGAGGAGCAGATCCTTCGTACTGGGAGAGACCTCTTCAGCCTGGACTCGGAAGACCCCAGCCCTGCCAGCCCCCCACTCCGATCCTCCGGGAGTAGTCTCTTCCCTCGGCAGCGGAAGTACTGA
- the MAZ gene encoding myc-associated zinc finger protein isoform X3, giving the protein MDPSNWSSFIFQGHAQNPLQVGAELQSRFFASQGCAQSPFQAAPAPPPTPQAPAAEPLQVDLLPVLAAAQESAAAAAAAAAAAAAVAAAPPAPAAASTVDTAALKQPPAPPPPPPPVSAPTAEAAPPASAATIAAAAATAVVAPTSTVAVAPVASALEKKTKSKGPYICALCAKEFKNGYNLRRHEAIHTGAKAGRVPSGAMKMPTMVPLSLLSVPQLSGAGGGGGEAGAGGGAAAVAAGGVVTTTASGKRIRKNHACEMCGKAFRDVYHLNRHKLSHSDEKPYQCPVCQQRFKRKDRMSYHVRSHDGAVHKPYNCSHCGKSFSRPDHLNSHVRQVHSTERPFKCEKCEAAFATKDRLRAHTVRHEEKVPCHVCGKMLSSAYISDHMKVHSQGPHHVCELCNKGTGEVCPMAAAAAAAAAAAAAAAVAAPPTAVGSLSGAEGVPVSSQPLPSQPW; this is encoded by the exons aTGGATCCCAGCAACTGGAGCAGCTTCATCTTCCAG GGTCACGCCCAGAACCCCCTGCAGGTCGGGGCTGAGCTCCAGTCCCGCTTCTTTGCCTCCCAGGGCTGCGCCCAGAGTCCATTCCAG GCCGCGCCGGCGCCCCCGCCCACGCCCCAGGCCCCGGCGGCCGAGCCCCTCCAGGTGGACTTGCTCCCGGTGCTTGCCGCCGCCCAGGAGTCCGCCGCGGCTGctgcggccgccgccgccgctgctgccgcCGTCGCTGCCGCGCCCCCGGCCCCTGCCGCTGCCTCCACGGTGGACACAGCAGCCCTGAAGCAGCCCCCGGCGCCCCCTCCGCCACCCCCGCCCGTGTCGGCGCCCACGGCCGAGGCCGCGCCCCCCGCCTCCGCCGCCACCATCGCCGCGGCGGCGGCCACCGCTGTCGTAGCCCCAACCTCGACGGTCGCAGTGGCCCCGGTTGCGTCTGCCTTGGAGAAGAAGACAAAGAGCAAGGGGCCCTACATCTGCGCTCTGTGCGCCAAGGAGTTTAAGAACGGCTACAATCTCCGGAGGCACGAAGCCATCCACACGGGAGCCAAGGCCGGCCGGGTCCCCTCGGGTGCTATGAAGATGCCCACCATGGTGCCCCTGAGCCTCCTGAGCGTGCCCCAGCTGAGCGGAGCtggcgggggagggggagaggcggGTGCCGGCGGCGGCGCTGCCGCAGTGGCCGCCGGTGGCGTGGTGACCACGACCGCCTCGGGGAAGCGCATCCGGAAGAACCACGCCTGCGAGATGTGCGGCAAGGCCTTCCGCGACGTCTACCACCTGAACCGACACAAGCTGTCGCACTCGGACGAGAAGCCCTACCAGTGCCCGGTGTGCCAGCAGCGCTTCAAGCGCAAGGACCGCATGAGCTACCACGTGCGCTCACATGACGGCGCTGTGCACAAGCCCTACAACTGCTCCCACTGTGGCAAGAGCTTCTCCCG GCCGGATCACCTCAACAGTCACGTCAGACAAGTGCACTCAACAGAACGGCCCTTCAAATGTGAG aAATGTGAGGCAGCTTTCGCCACGAAGGATCGGCTGCGGGCGCACACAGTTCGACACGAGGAGAAGGTGCCATGTCACGTGTGTGGCAAGATGCTGAGCTCGGCTTATATTTCGGACCACATGAAGGTGCACAGCCAGGGCCCTCACCATGTCTGTGAGCTCTGCAACAAAG GTACTGGTGAGGTTTGTCCAatggcggcagcggcggcggcggcggcggcggcagcagcggcagcagcagtagcagcccCTCCCACAGCTGTGGGCTCCCTCTCGGGGGCGGAGGGGGTGCCTGTGAGCTCTCAGCCACTTCCCTCCCAACCCTGGTGA
- the MAZ gene encoding myc-associated zinc finger protein isoform X4, whose product MFPVFPCTLLAPPFPVLGLDSRGVGGLMNSFPPPQGHAQNPLQVGAELQSRFFASQGCAQSPFQAAPAPPPTPQAPAAEPLQVDLLPVLAAAQESAAAAAAAAAAAAAVAAAPPAPAAASTVDTAALKQPPAPPPPPPPVSAPTAEAAPPASAATIAAAAATAVVAPTSTVAVAPVASALEKKTKSKGPYICALCAKEFKNGYNLRRHEAIHTGAKAGRVPSGAMKMPTMVPLSLLSVPQLSGAGGGGGEAGAGGGAAAVAAGGVVTTTASGKRIRKNHACEMCGKAFRDVYHLNRHKLSHSDEKPYQCPVCQQRFKRKDRMSYHVRSHDGAVHKPYNCSHCGKSFSRPDHLNSHVRQVHSTERPFKCEKCEAAFATKDRLRAHTVRHEEKVPCHVCGKMLSSAYISDHMKVHSQGPHHVCELCNKGTGEVCPMAAAAAAAAAAAAAAAVAAPPTAVGSLSGAEGVPVSSQPLPSQPW is encoded by the exons ATGTTCCCGGTGTTCCCTTGCACGCTGCTGGCCCCCCCCTTCCCCGTGCTGGGCCTGGACTCCCGGGGGGTGGGCGGCCTCATGAACTCCTTCCCGCCACCTCAGGGTCACGCCCAGAACCCCCTGCAGGTCGGGGCTGAGCTCCAGTCCCGCTTCTTTGCCTCCCAGGGCTGCGCCCAGAGTCCATTCCAG GCCGCGCCGGCGCCCCCGCCCACGCCCCAGGCCCCGGCGGCCGAGCCCCTCCAGGTGGACTTGCTCCCGGTGCTTGCCGCCGCCCAGGAGTCCGCCGCGGCTGctgcggccgccgccgccgctgctgccgcCGTCGCTGCCGCGCCCCCGGCCCCTGCCGCTGCCTCCACGGTGGACACAGCAGCCCTGAAGCAGCCCCCGGCGCCCCCTCCGCCACCCCCGCCCGTGTCGGCGCCCACGGCCGAGGCCGCGCCCCCCGCCTCCGCCGCCACCATCGCCGCGGCGGCGGCCACCGCTGTCGTAGCCCCAACCTCGACGGTCGCAGTGGCCCCGGTTGCGTCTGCCTTGGAGAAGAAGACAAAGAGCAAGGGGCCCTACATCTGCGCTCTGTGCGCCAAGGAGTTTAAGAACGGCTACAATCTCCGGAGGCACGAAGCCATCCACACGGGAGCCAAGGCCGGCCGGGTCCCCTCGGGTGCTATGAAGATGCCCACCATGGTGCCCCTGAGCCTCCTGAGCGTGCCCCAGCTGAGCGGAGCtggcgggggagggggagaggcggGTGCCGGCGGCGGCGCTGCCGCAGTGGCCGCCGGTGGCGTGGTGACCACGACCGCCTCGGGGAAGCGCATCCGGAAGAACCACGCCTGCGAGATGTGCGGCAAGGCCTTCCGCGACGTCTACCACCTGAACCGACACAAGCTGTCGCACTCGGACGAGAAGCCCTACCAGTGCCCGGTGTGCCAGCAGCGCTTCAAGCGCAAGGACCGCATGAGCTACCACGTGCGCTCACATGACGGCGCTGTGCACAAGCCCTACAACTGCTCCCACTGTGGCAAGAGCTTCTCCCG GCCGGATCACCTCAACAGTCACGTCAGACAAGTGCACTCAACAGAACGGCCCTTCAAATGTGAG aAATGTGAGGCAGCTTTCGCCACGAAGGATCGGCTGCGGGCGCACACAGTTCGACACGAGGAGAAGGTGCCATGTCACGTGTGTGGCAAGATGCTGAGCTCGGCTTATATTTCGGACCACATGAAGGTGCACAGCCAGGGCCCTCACCATGTCTGTGAGCTCTGCAACAAAG GTACTGGTGAGGTTTGTCCAatggcggcagcggcggcggcggcggcggcggcagcagcggcagcagcagtagcagcccCTCCCACAGCTGTGGGCTCCCTCTCGGGGGCGGAGGGGGTGCCTGTGAGCTCTCAGCCACTTCCCTCCCAACCCTGGTGA
- the MAZ gene encoding myc-associated zinc finger protein isoform X1: protein MDPSNWSSFIFQGHAQNPLQVGAELQSRFFASQGCAQSPFQAAPAPPPTPQAPAAEPLQVDLLPVLAAAQESAAAAAAAAAAAAAVAAAPPAPAAASTVDTAALKQPPAPPPPPPPVSAPTAEAAPPASAATIAAAAATAVVAPTSTVAVAPVASALEKKTKSKGPYICALCAKEFKNGYNLRRHEAIHTGAKAGRVPSGAMKMPTMVPLSLLSVPQLSGAGGGGGEAGAGGGAAAVAAGGVVTTTASGKRIRKNHACEMCGKAFRDVYHLNRHKLSHSDEKPYQCPVCQQRFKRKDRMSYHVRSHDGAVHKPYNCSHCGKSFSRPDHLNSHVRQVHSTERPFKCEKCEAAFATKDRLRAHTVRHEEKVPCHVCGKMLSSAYISDHMKVHSQGPHHVCELCNKGFTTAAYLRIHAVKDHGLQAPRADRILCKLCSVHCKTPAQLAGHMQTHLVGAAPPVPGDAPQPQPTC, encoded by the exons aTGGATCCCAGCAACTGGAGCAGCTTCATCTTCCAG GGTCACGCCCAGAACCCCCTGCAGGTCGGGGCTGAGCTCCAGTCCCGCTTCTTTGCCTCCCAGGGCTGCGCCCAGAGTCCATTCCAG GCCGCGCCGGCGCCCCCGCCCACGCCCCAGGCCCCGGCGGCCGAGCCCCTCCAGGTGGACTTGCTCCCGGTGCTTGCCGCCGCCCAGGAGTCCGCCGCGGCTGctgcggccgccgccgccgctgctgccgcCGTCGCTGCCGCGCCCCCGGCCCCTGCCGCTGCCTCCACGGTGGACACAGCAGCCCTGAAGCAGCCCCCGGCGCCCCCTCCGCCACCCCCGCCCGTGTCGGCGCCCACGGCCGAGGCCGCGCCCCCCGCCTCCGCCGCCACCATCGCCGCGGCGGCGGCCACCGCTGTCGTAGCCCCAACCTCGACGGTCGCAGTGGCCCCGGTTGCGTCTGCCTTGGAGAAGAAGACAAAGAGCAAGGGGCCCTACATCTGCGCTCTGTGCGCCAAGGAGTTTAAGAACGGCTACAATCTCCGGAGGCACGAAGCCATCCACACGGGAGCCAAGGCCGGCCGGGTCCCCTCGGGTGCTATGAAGATGCCCACCATGGTGCCCCTGAGCCTCCTGAGCGTGCCCCAGCTGAGCGGAGCtggcgggggagggggagaggcggGTGCCGGCGGCGGCGCTGCCGCAGTGGCCGCCGGTGGCGTGGTGACCACGACCGCCTCGGGGAAGCGCATCCGGAAGAACCACGCCTGCGAGATGTGCGGCAAGGCCTTCCGCGACGTCTACCACCTGAACCGACACAAGCTGTCGCACTCGGACGAGAAGCCCTACCAGTGCCCGGTGTGCCAGCAGCGCTTCAAGCGCAAGGACCGCATGAGCTACCACGTGCGCTCACATGACGGCGCTGTGCACAAGCCCTACAACTGCTCCCACTGTGGCAAGAGCTTCTCCCG GCCGGATCACCTCAACAGTCACGTCAGACAAGTGCACTCAACAGAACGGCCCTTCAAATGTGAG aAATGTGAGGCAGCTTTCGCCACGAAGGATCGGCTGCGGGCGCACACAGTTCGACACGAGGAGAAGGTGCCATGTCACGTGTGTGGCAAGATGCTGAGCTCGGCTTATATTTCGGACCACATGAAGGTGCACAGCCAGGGCCCTCACCATGTCTGTGAGCTCTGCAACAAAG GCTTCACCACGGCAGCATACCTGCGCATCCACGCGGTGAAGGACCACGGGCTCCAGGCCCCGCGGGCTGACCGCATCCTGTGCAAGCTGTGCAGCGTGCACTGCAAGACCCCTGCCCAGCTGGCCGGCCACATGCAGACCCATCTGGTGGGGGCCGCCCCCCCTGTCCCGGGAGACGCCCCCCAGCCACAGCCCACCTGCTGA
- the PRRT2 gene encoding proline-rich transmembrane protein 2 isoform X1 has protein sequence MAASSSEVSEMKGVEESPEVPGKGPGHSEAETGPPQVLAGVPDQPEAPQPGPDTTAALVDSGPKAGLAPETPETPAGASETAQATDLSLSPGGESKANCSPKQPCQETVSKPEVSKEATADQGSRLESAAPPEPAPEPAPQPDPQPDSQPTPKPAIQPALPTQEDPTPEILSESVEEKQENGAVVPLQAGDGEEGPAPEPHSPPSKKSPPANGAPPRVLQQLVEEDRMGRAHSGHPGSPRGSLSRHPSSQLAGPGVEGGEGTQKPRDYIILAILSCFCPMWPVNIVAFAYAVMSRNSLQQGDVDGAQRLGRVAKLLSIVALVGGVLIIIASCVINLGGEWGLGTGRGGMERLARAALLTPAPALSCLSSLPLLCLSLSPPPPCLSFPLLSHSV, from the exons ATGGCAGCCAGCAGCTCTGAGGTCTCTGAGATGAAGGGGGTTGAGGAGAGTCCCGAGGTTCCAGGCAAAGGGCCTGGCCATTCTGAAGCTGAAACTGGTCCTCCCCAGGTCCTAGCAGGGGTACCAGACCAGCCAGAGGCCCCGCAGCCAGGCCCAGACACCACTGCAGCCCTTGTGGACTCAGGGCCCAAGGCTGGGCTGGCTCCAGAAACCCCAGAGACCCCCGCTGGGGCCTCAGAAACAGCCCAGGCCACAGACCtcagcttaagcccaggaggggAATCAAAGGCCAACTGCAGCCCCAAACAGCCATGCCAAGAAACAGTGTCCAAACCAGAAGTGAGCAAAGAGGCCACTGCAGACCAGGGGTCTAGGCTGGAGTCTGCAGCCCCACCTGAACCAGCCCCAGAGCCTGCTCCGCAGCCAGACCCCCAGCCAGATTCCCAGCCCACCCCCAAGCCAGCCATTCAACCAGCGCTCCCTACCCAGGAGGACCCCACCCCTGAGATTCTGTCTGAGAGTGTGGAGGAAAAGCAAGAGAATGGGGCAGTGGTGCCCCTGCAGGCTGGTGATGGGGAAGAGGGCCCAGCCCCTGAGCCTCACTCGCCACCCTCAAAAAAATCCCCCCCAGCTAATGGGGCTCCCCCCCGAGTGCTGCAGCAGCTGGTTGAGGAGGATCGAATGGGAAGGGCGCACAGTGGGCATCCAGGATCTCCCCGAGGTAGCCTGAGCCGCCACCCCAGCTCCCAGCTGGCAGGTCCTGGGGTGGAGGGGGGTGAAGGCACCCAGAAACCTCGGGACTACATCATCCTTGCCATCCTGTCCTGCTTCTGCCCCATGTGGCCTGTCAACATCGTGGCCTTCGCTTATGCTGTCATG TCCCGGAACAGCCTGCAGCAGGGGGACGTGGACGGGGCCCAGCGTCTGGGCCGTGTGGCCAAGCTCTTAAGCATCGTGGCACTGGTGGGgggagtcctcatcatcatcgcCTCCTGCGTCATCAACTTAGGCGGTGAGTGGGGGCTTGGGACAGGCAGGGGAGGAATGGAACGGTTGGCAAGGGCAGCTTTACTAACCCCTGCCCCTGCTCTCTCCTGTCTGTCCTCCTTACCTCTCCTTTGTCTCTCCttgtctccccctcccccctgtctgtccttccctctcctctcccacaGTGTATAA
- the PRRT2 gene encoding proline-rich transmembrane protein 2 isoform X2 yields the protein MAASSSEVSEMKGVEESPEVPGKGPGHSEAETGPPQVLAGVPDQPEAPQPGPDTTAALVDSGPKAGLAPETPETPAGASETAQATDLSLSPGGESKANCSPKQPCQETVSKPEVSKEATADQGSRLESAAPPEPAPEPAPQPDPQPDSQPTPKPAIQPALPTQEDPTPEILSESVEEKQENGAVVPLQAGDGEEGPAPEPHSPPSKKSPPANGAPPRVLQQLVEEDRMGRAHSGHPGSPRGSLSRHPSSQLAGPGVEGGEGTQKPRDYIILAILSCFCPMWPVNIVAFAYAVMSRNSLQQGDVDGAQRLGRVAKLLSIVALVGGVLIIIASCVINLGVYK from the exons ATGGCAGCCAGCAGCTCTGAGGTCTCTGAGATGAAGGGGGTTGAGGAGAGTCCCGAGGTTCCAGGCAAAGGGCCTGGCCATTCTGAAGCTGAAACTGGTCCTCCCCAGGTCCTAGCAGGGGTACCAGACCAGCCAGAGGCCCCGCAGCCAGGCCCAGACACCACTGCAGCCCTTGTGGACTCAGGGCCCAAGGCTGGGCTGGCTCCAGAAACCCCAGAGACCCCCGCTGGGGCCTCAGAAACAGCCCAGGCCACAGACCtcagcttaagcccaggaggggAATCAAAGGCCAACTGCAGCCCCAAACAGCCATGCCAAGAAACAGTGTCCAAACCAGAAGTGAGCAAAGAGGCCACTGCAGACCAGGGGTCTAGGCTGGAGTCTGCAGCCCCACCTGAACCAGCCCCAGAGCCTGCTCCGCAGCCAGACCCCCAGCCAGATTCCCAGCCCACCCCCAAGCCAGCCATTCAACCAGCGCTCCCTACCCAGGAGGACCCCACCCCTGAGATTCTGTCTGAGAGTGTGGAGGAAAAGCAAGAGAATGGGGCAGTGGTGCCCCTGCAGGCTGGTGATGGGGAAGAGGGCCCAGCCCCTGAGCCTCACTCGCCACCCTCAAAAAAATCCCCCCCAGCTAATGGGGCTCCCCCCCGAGTGCTGCAGCAGCTGGTTGAGGAGGATCGAATGGGAAGGGCGCACAGTGGGCATCCAGGATCTCCCCGAGGTAGCCTGAGCCGCCACCCCAGCTCCCAGCTGGCAGGTCCTGGGGTGGAGGGGGGTGAAGGCACCCAGAAACCTCGGGACTACATCATCCTTGCCATCCTGTCCTGCTTCTGCCCCATGTGGCCTGTCAACATCGTGGCCTTCGCTTATGCTGTCATG TCCCGGAACAGCCTGCAGCAGGGGGACGTGGACGGGGCCCAGCGTCTGGGCCGTGTGGCCAAGCTCTTAAGCATCGTGGCACTGGTGGGgggagtcctcatcatcatcgcCTCCTGCGTCATCAACTTAGGCG TGTATAAGTGA
- the MAZ gene encoding myc-associated zinc finger protein isoform X2, translated as MFPVFPCTLLAPPFPVLGLDSRGVGGLMNSFPPPQGHAQNPLQVGAELQSRFFASQGCAQSPFQAAPAPPPTPQAPAAEPLQVDLLPVLAAAQESAAAAAAAAAAAAAVAAAPPAPAAASTVDTAALKQPPAPPPPPPPVSAPTAEAAPPASAATIAAAAATAVVAPTSTVAVAPVASALEKKTKSKGPYICALCAKEFKNGYNLRRHEAIHTGAKAGRVPSGAMKMPTMVPLSLLSVPQLSGAGGGGGEAGAGGGAAAVAAGGVVTTTASGKRIRKNHACEMCGKAFRDVYHLNRHKLSHSDEKPYQCPVCQQRFKRKDRMSYHVRSHDGAVHKPYNCSHCGKSFSRPDHLNSHVRQVHSTERPFKCEKCEAAFATKDRLRAHTVRHEEKVPCHVCGKMLSSAYISDHMKVHSQGPHHVCELCNKGFTTAAYLRIHAVKDHGLQAPRADRILCKLCSVHCKTPAQLAGHMQTHLVGAAPPVPGDAPQPQPTC; from the exons ATGTTCCCGGTGTTCCCTTGCACGCTGCTGGCCCCCCCCTTCCCCGTGCTGGGCCTGGACTCCCGGGGGGTGGGCGGCCTCATGAACTCCTTCCCGCCACCTCAGGGTCACGCCCAGAACCCCCTGCAGGTCGGGGCTGAGCTCCAGTCCCGCTTCTTTGCCTCCCAGGGCTGCGCCCAGAGTCCATTCCAG GCCGCGCCGGCGCCCCCGCCCACGCCCCAGGCCCCGGCGGCCGAGCCCCTCCAGGTGGACTTGCTCCCGGTGCTTGCCGCCGCCCAGGAGTCCGCCGCGGCTGctgcggccgccgccgccgctgctgccgcCGTCGCTGCCGCGCCCCCGGCCCCTGCCGCTGCCTCCACGGTGGACACAGCAGCCCTGAAGCAGCCCCCGGCGCCCCCTCCGCCACCCCCGCCCGTGTCGGCGCCCACGGCCGAGGCCGCGCCCCCCGCCTCCGCCGCCACCATCGCCGCGGCGGCGGCCACCGCTGTCGTAGCCCCAACCTCGACGGTCGCAGTGGCCCCGGTTGCGTCTGCCTTGGAGAAGAAGACAAAGAGCAAGGGGCCCTACATCTGCGCTCTGTGCGCCAAGGAGTTTAAGAACGGCTACAATCTCCGGAGGCACGAAGCCATCCACACGGGAGCCAAGGCCGGCCGGGTCCCCTCGGGTGCTATGAAGATGCCCACCATGGTGCCCCTGAGCCTCCTGAGCGTGCCCCAGCTGAGCGGAGCtggcgggggagggggagaggcggGTGCCGGCGGCGGCGCTGCCGCAGTGGCCGCCGGTGGCGTGGTGACCACGACCGCCTCGGGGAAGCGCATCCGGAAGAACCACGCCTGCGAGATGTGCGGCAAGGCCTTCCGCGACGTCTACCACCTGAACCGACACAAGCTGTCGCACTCGGACGAGAAGCCCTACCAGTGCCCGGTGTGCCAGCAGCGCTTCAAGCGCAAGGACCGCATGAGCTACCACGTGCGCTCACATGACGGCGCTGTGCACAAGCCCTACAACTGCTCCCACTGTGGCAAGAGCTTCTCCCG GCCGGATCACCTCAACAGTCACGTCAGACAAGTGCACTCAACAGAACGGCCCTTCAAATGTGAG aAATGTGAGGCAGCTTTCGCCACGAAGGATCGGCTGCGGGCGCACACAGTTCGACACGAGGAGAAGGTGCCATGTCACGTGTGTGGCAAGATGCTGAGCTCGGCTTATATTTCGGACCACATGAAGGTGCACAGCCAGGGCCCTCACCATGTCTGTGAGCTCTGCAACAAAG GCTTCACCACGGCAGCATACCTGCGCATCCACGCGGTGAAGGACCACGGGCTCCAGGCCCCGCGGGCTGACCGCATCCTGTGCAAGCTGTGCAGCGTGCACTGCAAGACCCCTGCCCAGCTGGCCGGCCACATGCAGACCCATCTGGTGGGGGCCGCCCCCCCTGTCCCGGGAGACGCCCCCCAGCCACAGCCCACCTGCTGA